In Aureibacillus halotolerans, a single genomic region encodes these proteins:
- a CDS encoding carbohydrate ABC transporter permease, translating to MRKTTTAHSSTSAPTKHASLLQKNRDPLKSVKMTAAIVAAIMFVFPIIWMLFVSLKPQATTASLPLDWFLPPYTWVNYHEILFESKVLLWLWNSLYVGVVTTILTLIITSLAAFAISKMKFGYRKFIYVFFLAGMMVPGEATIIPLFEIVKNLELLDTYTGLILPMIASPMGVIILKSFFDGVPDEVIESAQIDGCSYGRLYWSIVLPLAKPALAAIGIFTFIGSWNNFLWPFLSIVTENLYTLPVGIPTFNSNYSQSYVLPMTVNAVASLPVIIAFLLFEKQIVKGVSFTGLKG from the coding sequence ATGAGAAAAACAACAACTGCACACTCATCGACGTCAGCTCCTACTAAACATGCCTCCTTGCTACAAAAAAATCGCGATCCATTAAAAAGTGTAAAGATGACAGCTGCGATCGTCGCAGCGATTATGTTCGTGTTTCCAATCATCTGGATGCTTTTTGTTTCTTTGAAACCGCAGGCGACGACGGCTAGTCTTCCACTGGATTGGTTTTTGCCCCCGTATACTTGGGTCAATTACCACGAGATCTTATTTGAAAGCAAAGTACTGCTTTGGTTGTGGAACAGCTTGTATGTCGGTGTCGTCACCACCATTTTGACGCTGATTATTACGTCGCTCGCTGCATTTGCCATTTCCAAAATGAAGTTTGGTTATCGAAAATTTATCTATGTGTTTTTCCTTGCGGGAATGATGGTGCCAGGGGAAGCGACGATTATCCCTTTGTTTGAGATTGTAAAAAACTTAGAGCTCTTGGACACATATACGGGCTTAATTTTGCCGATGATTGCATCTCCAATGGGGGTCATTATCTTAAAAAGCTTTTTTGATGGGGTGCCCGACGAAGTCATTGAAAGTGCGCAAATCGATGGCTGCTCTTATGGCAGGCTGTACTGGAGCATTGTTTTACCGCTCGCCAAACCAGCGCTTGCGGCGATCGGCATCTTCACATTCATAGGATCTTGGAACAATTTTTTATGGCCCTTCTTGTCCATTGTCACCGAAAACCTTTATACGTTGCCAGTAGGTATCCCGACATTTAACTCGAATTATTCACAGAGTTATGTGCTCCCGATGACCGTAAATGCCGTTGCATCACTGCCTGTCATCATTGCCTTTTTGCTATTTGAAAAGCAGATAGTCAAAGGGGTTAGCTTTACAGGGTTGAAGGGGTAA
- the rpsD gene encoding 30S ribosomal protein S4, producing the protein MARYTGPSWKQARRVGISLTGTGKELEKRPFPPGQHGANQRRKVSEYGLQLREKQKLRFMFGINERQFHRTFNDASKMKGIQGENFMALLESRLDNLVYRLGLARTRRQARQLVNHGHIEVDGGRVDIPSYRVVAGQTIAVREKSRNLAIVQEAVEVSNFVPEFLTFNAEALSGTYNRLPERAELPAEINEQLIVEFYSR; encoded by the coding sequence ATGGCTCGTTATACAGGACCAAGTTGGAAACAAGCACGTCGTGTCGGTATTTCATTAACAGGAACAGGGAAAGAATTAGAAAAACGCCCTTTCCCACCAGGTCAACACGGTGCAAATCAGCGTAGAAAAGTATCTGAATATGGATTGCAATTGCGCGAGAAGCAAAAATTGCGTTTTATGTTTGGAATTAATGAACGTCAATTCCATCGTACATTTAATGATGCAAGCAAAATGAAAGGGATTCAGGGTGAAAATTTCATGGCCCTTCTAGAATCTCGCCTTGACAACCTCGTGTATCGCCTCGGTTTGGCGCGTACTCGTCGTCAAGCTCGTCAGCTTGTTAACCACGGTCACATTGAAGTCGATGGCGGACGAGTAGATATCCCTTCTTACCGCGTCGTTGCAGGACAAACAATCGCCGTTCGTGAAAAATCACGTAACCTTGCGATTGTCCAAGAAGCTGTTGAAGTGAGCAATTTCGTTCCAGAATTCCTTACATTCAATGCAGAAGCTCTTTCAGGAACGTACAACCGTCTTCCTGAGCGTGCTGAACTACCAGCAGAAATCAACGAACAACTTATCGTAGAGTTCTACTCTCGTTAA
- a CDS encoding GAF domain-containing protein produces MFTGSSYSEDRQKNEALVLKQLQALIEDEDDQIANLANASALLNQYLENINWVGFYLVKGETLVLGPFQGLPACVRISIGKGVCGTAVELDETKLVTDVSAFPGHIACDPASKSEIVVPIHADGKVIGCLDIDAPELQRFTTEDQVFLEQFVRVLEASLKA; encoded by the coding sequence ATGTTCACCGGTTCATCATATTCAGAGGATCGTCAAAAAAACGAGGCGCTTGTTCTCAAGCAGCTACAAGCGTTGATCGAAGATGAGGATGATCAAATCGCCAATCTGGCAAATGCCAGCGCGTTGTTAAATCAATACCTAGAAAACATCAATTGGGTTGGTTTTTATTTAGTTAAAGGGGAAACGCTTGTGCTCGGCCCTTTTCAAGGTCTTCCGGCCTGTGTGCGCATTTCTATAGGGAAAGGCGTTTGCGGAACTGCCGTGGAGTTGGATGAAACAAAGCTTGTCACAGATGTTTCTGCATTTCCAGGTCATATCGCCTGTGATCCAGCATCAAAGTCAGAAATCGTCGTTCCCATTCATGCAGACGGCAAAGTCATTGGCTGCCTTGATATTGATGCTCCTGAACTTCAGCGCTTTACAACTGAGGATCAGGTATTTCTTGAGCAGTTCGTTCGTGTTCTTGAAGCGTCTTTGAAGGCGTAA
- the refZ gene encoding forespore capture DNA-binding protein RefZ codes for MSTSTKKKMLDAAVLLFNAKGYGGTSVRAIAQKADVNPALISYYFKNKDGLLEELAIDYFEGYMDVLGKAMNEVDRTYAPAAIKEVIVSLLEHQRSHAETARFIYRELTLDSMLAKEVASTYLAKEKYAFSSLFEQGIRQKHLVSFPVAYTIMQLKTMLMTPYLQKHYLTNVLYVFPHEPYFHVMHQQQVCGWIDQMTLAVKQHA; via the coding sequence ATGAGTACGTCAACAAAGAAAAAGATGCTTGATGCAGCAGTGTTACTGTTTAATGCGAAAGGGTATGGAGGCACTTCGGTACGAGCAATCGCGCAAAAAGCGGACGTCAATCCTGCGCTAATCTCCTATTATTTTAAGAATAAAGATGGTCTTTTAGAAGAACTGGCAATTGACTATTTTGAGGGGTATATGGATGTGCTTGGAAAAGCCATGAATGAGGTTGATCGAACCTATGCGCCAGCCGCCATAAAAGAAGTCATCGTCTCATTATTAGAACACCAACGTTCCCATGCAGAAACGGCACGGTTTATTTATCGCGAATTAACCCTTGATTCAATGCTGGCAAAAGAAGTGGCTTCGACCTATTTAGCAAAGGAGAAATATGCATTTTCTTCGCTTTTTGAACAGGGGATTCGCCAAAAACATTTGGTGTCGTTTCCGGTAGCCTATACGATCATGCAGTTGAAGACGATGTTGATGACACCTTATTTACAAAAGCACTATTTAACAAACGTGCTGTATGTATTTCCTCATGAGCCCTATTTCCATGTCATGCACCAACAGCAGGTTTGTGGATGGATTGATCAAATGACGCTTGCAGTGAAGCAACATGCTTGA
- the ezrA gene encoding septation ring formation regulator EzrA: protein MSLLHWIILTLVAVTILFIISMFRKRSIYKQVEQFEEKKNLLLNGNVPAELAKVKQLKLTGETEKKFYGWRDTWDAIVTEELPKLEEKMFDAEEAADKYQFRKAGHLLYDIRQTLQANEEKIQFMLAECQELVGSEEKNREEIEELKASHQALKKTVLVSRTKLGSAVTILEQQLEEIDESFLDFHKKTNDGNYFEARDVLLSIESRLHNVTSVTETLPELRQEFMHRLPDTIDDLKAGCQDMEDQSYYLDHLQPEESITKLTNDLEAGRALLDRGEVEQAEELASTMKKTIDSFYEALEKEVYARHFTMQEVEKLEPTLVSLEMEETKLKDEVHLLQASYTLDESELQEHSKMEKDIRALQKRFQQLVSAMETHVEAPSALKEELVELQKEKERIKALQKQRFENYQTLRSDEHAAIEALQGMKKKLVDVRRLVHKSNVPGVPSSYINGFEKAEQDLGVVEDALKESPLHMTKVNESVEAAQKSVDQLYEASVEMVDQAFLVEQLIQYGNKYRNRHPQLGSQLKTAEESFRKCNYELALEQAAAAVEAVEPGALKKMEEVLEYRESM, encoded by the coding sequence ATGTCGTTATTGCATTGGATTATTCTTACGCTGGTCGCTGTTACAATCTTGTTTATCATCTCGATGTTTCGTAAGCGGTCGATTTACAAGCAGGTGGAGCAGTTTGAAGAGAAAAAAAACCTTCTGCTGAACGGAAATGTTCCAGCAGAACTCGCGAAAGTGAAACAATTAAAGCTTACAGGAGAAACGGAGAAGAAATTCTACGGCTGGCGCGATACATGGGATGCGATCGTCACTGAGGAGCTTCCAAAACTTGAAGAAAAGATGTTCGACGCAGAAGAAGCAGCTGACAAATATCAATTCCGAAAAGCGGGTCATCTTTTATATGATATTCGTCAGACCTTGCAGGCCAATGAAGAAAAAATTCAATTTATGCTAGCAGAATGCCAGGAGCTCGTTGGCAGTGAAGAGAAAAATCGCGAAGAAATTGAAGAGCTAAAAGCCTCTCATCAAGCGCTTAAAAAAACAGTACTCGTTTCCCGGACGAAACTAGGTTCAGCTGTTACGATATTGGAGCAACAACTAGAAGAGATTGATGAGTCCTTTTTAGATTTCCATAAAAAAACAAACGATGGCAATTATTTTGAGGCAAGAGATGTTCTGTTGTCCATCGAAAGTCGTTTACATAATGTAACTTCCGTAACAGAAACTTTACCCGAGTTACGCCAGGAGTTCATGCATAGACTGCCAGATACGATTGATGATCTTAAAGCGGGTTGTCAGGATATGGAGGATCAATCCTATTATCTTGACCATTTGCAGCCTGAAGAATCAATTACAAAACTCACCAACGATTTAGAGGCAGGTAGGGCGCTGTTGGATCGCGGAGAGGTTGAGCAGGCAGAAGAACTTGCTTCAACAATGAAGAAAACCATTGATTCTTTTTATGAAGCTTTAGAAAAAGAAGTCTATGCAAGGCATTTCACAATGCAAGAGGTTGAAAAGCTTGAGCCTACATTAGTTTCTCTTGAGATGGAAGAGACGAAGCTGAAGGACGAAGTGCATTTGTTGCAAGCAAGCTATACATTGGATGAGAGTGAGTTACAAGAGCACTCAAAAATGGAGAAGGACATTCGTGCGCTCCAAAAACGTTTTCAGCAGCTCGTTTCGGCAATGGAGACTCATGTTGAGGCACCGAGTGCGTTAAAGGAAGAACTTGTAGAACTGCAGAAGGAAAAAGAGCGTATAAAAGCGTTGCAAAAACAAAGATTTGAAAACTACCAAACCTTGCGCTCTGATGAGCATGCAGCGATTGAAGCATTGCAAGGTATGAAGAAGAAGCTTGTTGATGTCCGTAGACTCGTTCATAAAAGCAATGTACCAGGGGTGCCCTCCTCCTATATCAATGGGTTTGAAAAAGCAGAGCAAGACTTGGGTGTCGTCGAAGACGCTCTAAAAGAATCCCCGTTGCATATGACGAAGGTGAACGAGAGTGTCGAAGCAGCGCAAAAAAGTGTAGACCAGTTGTATGAGGCAAGTGTTGAAATGGTGGATCAAGCCTTTTTAGTTGAGCAGCTGATTCAGTATGGGAACAAGTATCGCAATCGTCACCCACAGCTGGGCTCACAATTAAAGACGGCTGAAGAAAGCTTTCGTAAGTGCAATTATGAGCTTGCACTTGAACAGGCAGCCGCAGCTGTTGAGGCGGTCGAACCTGGTGCGTTGAAGAAGATGGAAGAAGTTCTAGAGTATCGCGAATCCATGTAA
- a CDS encoding cysteine desulfurase family protein yields the protein MSLLLRVKKVGNDQVIYLDNSATTKPFQEVVDAFSKTSLRFFANPASIHSEALEAEKLLSRARQQLASLLHADEEELVFTSGGTEGNHMAIFGRARAMQHRGKHIITTKLEHPSVQKPIEHLEQEGFEVTWLTPNQRGVVTAEQVKDALRDDTILVSIMHVNNELGSIQPVQEVASLLATHPLAAFHVDHVQGAAKLPLALRQLPIDLLTLSSHKFHGMKGSGVLFVRKGTALSPIQIGGTQEGGRRAGTVSVPGAVALAKAFRLAAERYETEWVHLGTISQQFRDLLASMKGVRVLSPPDAIPTIVNIAVPGLKAEILIHALSRQGIFASTQSACSTRTYAPSRVLLECGHSEIVAGSAIRFSLSCETKQKDLERAATVFQQALHSLQKVMKPS from the coding sequence TTGTCATTGCTATTACGCGTGAAGAAAGTAGGAAATGACCAAGTGATTTATTTAGATAACAGCGCGACGACGAAACCTTTTCAAGAGGTTGTCGACGCATTTTCAAAAACATCGCTCCGTTTTTTTGCCAATCCTGCGTCCATCCATTCAGAAGCGTTAGAGGCCGAAAAGCTACTTTCGCGGGCACGACAGCAGCTCGCTTCCCTCCTTCATGCGGACGAAGAAGAGCTTGTGTTTACTTCAGGAGGGACGGAAGGCAATCATATGGCCATCTTTGGTCGTGCACGAGCGATGCAGCATAGAGGCAAGCATATTATTACTACGAAACTGGAACATCCTTCTGTTCAAAAACCGATTGAGCATCTTGAGCAAGAAGGTTTTGAAGTGACATGGCTGACGCCAAATCAAAGAGGTGTTGTTACGGCGGAACAGGTCAAAGACGCGTTGCGTGACGATACGATTCTTGTCAGTATTATGCATGTCAATAATGAACTAGGAAGCATTCAACCCGTACAGGAGGTCGCAAGTCTTTTAGCAACACATCCGCTTGCGGCATTTCATGTCGATCATGTCCAAGGAGCAGCAAAGCTTCCGTTAGCTCTTCGTCAACTACCGATCGATCTCTTAACTCTCTCTAGCCATAAATTCCACGGCATGAAAGGATCAGGTGTCCTGTTTGTTAGGAAAGGCACCGCTTTAAGCCCCATTCAAATTGGCGGTACGCAAGAGGGAGGACGCCGGGCAGGGACCGTCAGTGTCCCCGGTGCCGTCGCCCTTGCAAAGGCGTTTAGGCTAGCCGCTGAAAGGTACGAAACCGAGTGGGTACACTTGGGGACCATCTCACAGCAATTTAGAGACTTGCTTGCATCAATGAAGGGAGTTCGTGTATTGTCACCACCTGATGCGATTCCAACGATTGTCAATATCGCGGTCCCGGGGCTTAAGGCAGAGATTCTCATACACGCCCTTAGCAGACAAGGTATTTTTGCATCGACTCAATCTGCATGTTCCACGCGCACGTATGCGCCAAGCAGAGTACTCCTTGAATGTGGTCACTCTGAAATAGTTGCAGGCAGCGCCATTCGTTTTTCTTTAAGCTGTGAGACGAAACAGAAAGATTTAGAAAGAGCAGCAACTGTTTTCCAACAAGCATTACACTCCCTACAGAAAGTGATGAAACCTTCATGA
- the thiI gene encoding tRNA uracil 4-sulfurtransferase ThiI has product MNIYDHILIRYGELALKGKNRHHFIQKLKDQIVSKLAPLSGHPTLDIARDRMFVRLNEANHKEVLTVLQSVFGISSMSAAAKAPSEVEKICETALSVFNEQTAGQPTRFKVTVRRPDKTFQPDSQVMNGIVGSYLLQHCANASVDVHTPDIELKVEIRHNATYVFSGDIKGVGGLPVGISGRAMLMLSGGIDSPVAGYLGMRRGLTLEAVHFHSPPYTSERAKQKVISLAQRLSAFGPVRLHIVPFTAIQETIRKEVPGFIAMTVTRRMMLRITRQLAEANDALAIVTGESLGQVASQTLESMHTIDAVCDLPILRPLITTDKIDITKVARQIQTYDISIQPHEDCCTVFLPSAPKTRPKRGPTAFYEAGLQTETLIAEALAGVETMESFDEKSEKEYSDLL; this is encoded by the coding sequence ATGAACATCTATGACCATATATTAATTCGTTACGGTGAACTGGCGTTAAAGGGAAAAAATCGCCATCACTTTATTCAAAAACTGAAAGATCAAATTGTCTCGAAGCTTGCCCCTTTGTCCGGGCATCCAACTTTAGACATTGCGCGCGATCGAATGTTTGTCCGTTTAAATGAAGCAAACCATAAAGAAGTCCTGACAGTGCTCCAGTCGGTTTTTGGAATTTCTTCAATGAGTGCTGCGGCCAAAGCGCCATCAGAGGTTGAAAAGATTTGCGAGACGGCGTTGAGCGTGTTTAACGAGCAGACGGCTGGCCAACCAACACGCTTCAAAGTTACGGTGAGGCGACCGGACAAAACCTTCCAGCCAGACTCACAAGTAATGAATGGAATCGTAGGGAGCTATTTGCTGCAACACTGTGCCAACGCCAGTGTAGACGTGCATACCCCTGACATCGAGCTTAAAGTTGAGATTAGACACAATGCAACCTATGTTTTTTCAGGGGATATTAAAGGCGTCGGGGGATTGCCTGTTGGCATCTCAGGTCGGGCGATGCTTATGCTTTCAGGAGGAATAGATTCTCCCGTGGCCGGATATCTAGGCATGAGAAGAGGATTAACACTGGAGGCGGTGCATTTTCACAGTCCCCCATATACAAGTGAGCGCGCCAAACAAAAAGTGATTTCTCTTGCGCAACGTCTGTCTGCGTTCGGTCCAGTTCGTCTACATATCGTGCCTTTTACCGCTATACAGGAAACGATTCGAAAAGAGGTGCCCGGATTCATTGCCATGACGGTGACACGCCGAATGATGCTCCGAATCACTCGGCAACTGGCGGAAGCCAATGATGCCCTTGCCATCGTGACAGGGGAAAGTCTTGGACAAGTGGCCAGTCAAACGTTAGAGAGCATGCATACCATTGACGCTGTTTGTGACCTTCCGATTCTTCGTCCGCTGATTACAACGGATAAAATCGACATTACAAAAGTGGCGAGGCAGATTCAGACATATGATATTTCCATCCAGCCTCATGAAGATTGTTGTACGGTTTTCCTTCCTTCAGCACCAAAGACTCGTCCGAAGAGAGGACCAACGGCTTTTTACGAGGCTGGTCTGCAAACAGAAACCCTTATTGCTGAAGCCCTTGCTGGGGTGGAGACGATGGAAAGTTTCGATGAAAAGAGTGAAAAGGAATATTCAGACTTACTTTAA
- a CDS encoding amidohydrolase codes for MKRLFTGGPIYTMNAPGEIVEAVVVSGDRILATGPFASLKATYAVKNDEMIDLEGHTMYPGFVDSHLHMIGYGESLLRLDLSAETSSRDVIQVLIREMEGLQSEWLIADGLNENNWKDRQMMSIETLDAISPYHPIVLHRICKHAMLVNAETLRRAGIDAETPDPPGGVIGRFGDGRLNGWLYDGAQEVVKQLMPQADQMYLDRALRASVSKLLSFGLTGGHTEDLAYYQGMYPTLSSFKRVIDGERLSFRTQLLINHLCMDERDRFDGFADARELLEWGAIKLFADGSFGGRTAWLSHPYDDDKMTSGVKIHTNDALEQIICRARAIDKTVAIHAIGDAALAIVLDLLEKHPPNVGDQDRIIHASYASKRLIEKMAQLPIALDIQPQFVVSDFPWILDRLGERANLLYPWKTYEKHGLRLAGGSDAPIETPDPRLGIYAAIARKKRSAVHNGYFPAEKLSMFEAISLYTTGSAWISGHANSRGRIAEGFVADFSIFEQDFFALEETPEAILDNAVSQTIVSGKTQYKQTSPNRN; via the coding sequence ATGAAACGTTTGTTTACGGGTGGTCCTATTTATACAATGAATGCACCTGGGGAGATCGTAGAAGCAGTGGTTGTCTCAGGTGATCGAATTTTAGCGACCGGTCCTTTTGCATCATTGAAGGCGACCTATGCCGTGAAAAATGACGAGATGATCGATCTTGAGGGGCATACGATGTACCCTGGGTTTGTGGATAGTCATTTGCATATGATTGGTTATGGGGAAAGCCTTCTTCGTCTTGATTTGTCCGCTGAGACCTCTTCCAGAGATGTGATACAGGTTTTGATCCGTGAAATGGAAGGTCTTCAGAGTGAGTGGTTGATCGCTGACGGACTGAATGAAAACAATTGGAAGGATCGACAGATGATGTCGATCGAAACACTTGATGCCATCAGTCCATATCATCCAATTGTGCTTCATCGTATATGCAAGCATGCTATGCTCGTAAACGCAGAAACTTTACGGAGGGCAGGTATTGATGCCGAAACCCCTGATCCGCCAGGCGGTGTGATTGGTCGCTTTGGAGATGGGCGCTTAAACGGCTGGCTCTATGATGGTGCTCAAGAAGTTGTAAAACAACTTATGCCACAAGCCGATCAGATGTATTTGGATCGAGCGCTGAGAGCATCTGTGAGCAAATTGCTTTCGTTCGGTTTAACAGGTGGACATACAGAGGATCTCGCCTATTATCAAGGCATGTATCCAACGCTCTCTTCATTCAAAAGAGTCATCGATGGCGAACGATTGTCGTTTCGGACGCAGCTGCTTATTAATCACCTTTGTATGGATGAGCGGGATCGGTTTGATGGCTTTGCGGATGCACGGGAGTTACTCGAATGGGGTGCAATTAAGCTATTTGCCGATGGATCCTTTGGTGGTCGCACGGCATGGTTATCGCATCCTTATGACGATGATAAAATGACCAGTGGAGTTAAAATTCATACCAACGATGCGTTGGAGCAAATTATTTGCCGAGCAAGAGCCATCGATAAAACCGTCGCGATTCATGCAATTGGGGATGCTGCCTTGGCCATTGTGCTAGATCTCTTGGAAAAGCATCCACCGAATGTTGGGGACCAAGACCGCATCATACATGCTTCTTACGCATCAAAGAGGCTTATCGAGAAAATGGCGCAGCTCCCTATAGCCCTTGATATTCAGCCACAATTTGTCGTATCTGATTTCCCATGGATTCTCGACAGACTTGGTGAACGAGCCAATTTGTTGTATCCATGGAAAACGTATGAGAAGCATGGCTTGCGTTTAGCAGGGGGCTCAGATGCACCAATAGAAACCCCTGATCCGCGGTTAGGCATTTATGCAGCGATTGCAAGGAAAAAGCGGAGTGCCGTTCACAATGGCTATTTCCCAGCGGAAAAGCTGTCAATGTTTGAAGCCATCTCCCTTTACACGACAGGCAGTGCTTGGATTAGTGGACACGCCAACAGTCGAGGGCGAATTGCGGAAGGATTCGTGGCGGATTTTTCGATTTTCGAACAGGACTTTTTTGCACTAGAAGAAACCCCAGAGGCTATTCTCGACAACGCTGTTTCTCAGACAATTGTTAGCGGCAAGACACAATACAAGCAAACATCCCCGAACCGTAATTAA
- a CDS encoding NAD kinase, with the protein MRLLTDQSIYFSFKKTPELTERIEKIQKAADAYGFTLEKDYKKADIIVSMGDDGSFLQAVRKTKFREDCTYVGISTDAQPRLYCDFSVTDPDTIKKAVETNESIEVRRYPTLEVSVNGMSPLYCLNECSIRSSIIKTFVMDVYIDDLHFETFRGDGLVVSTPTGSTAYNKSINGAVVDPLLPCFQVSELASLNNNRYRTLGSSFILSNQRKLRLRIHEDGNDYPVIGLDNEAMSIQNIRTIDIALSHRTIKTVKLKNNSFWEKVKRSFLEN; encoded by the coding sequence ATGAGGTTGCTTACAGACCAATCCATCTATTTTTCCTTTAAAAAGACACCTGAACTGACCGAACGCATTGAAAAAATTCAAAAAGCAGCCGACGCCTATGGATTTACGCTTGAAAAAGATTATAAAAAGGCAGACATTATCGTAAGTATGGGCGATGACGGCTCTTTCTTGCAGGCTGTTCGTAAAACCAAATTTCGGGAAGATTGCACGTATGTCGGGATTTCGACGGATGCTCAGCCTCGACTCTACTGTGACTTTTCTGTCACAGATCCTGACACGATTAAAAAGGCCGTGGAAACGAATGAATCCATTGAGGTTCGTCGTTACCCTACACTTGAAGTGTCAGTAAATGGAATGAGTCCTTTGTATTGTTTAAACGAGTGCAGCATTCGTTCATCGATTATAAAAACGTTTGTCATGGATGTTTACATTGATGATTTGCATTTTGAAACCTTCCGTGGAGATGGGCTCGTTGTTTCGACACCTACGGGAAGCACAGCGTACAACAAATCCATTAATGGTGCTGTCGTCGATCCGCTGCTGCCTTGCTTCCAAGTTAGTGAGCTTGCCTCATTAAACAACAATCGCTATCGTACGCTTGGGTCCTCCTTTATCCTCAGCAATCAGCGCAAGCTTCGTCTTCGCATTCATGAGGACGGAAATGACTACCCTGTGATTGGTCTTGATAATGAAGCGATGAGCATCCAAAACATTCGTACCATTGATATCGCTCTCAGCCATAGAACGATTAAAACCGTAAAGCTTAAAAACAATTCCTTCTGGGAAAAAGTCAAACGCTCCTTTTTGGAAAACTAA
- a CDS encoding DUF2953 domain-containing protein yields the protein MAYWIMATIIIVGIGIVLLCTTVRIQCMYKREEKNDIFEVTIVMWRFIRIKKKIPMLAVSENEPALVAEVDGKKEKKTKLISIDDAIQRIEEIHKLVLRITGMRKIARRFLKHLQIVKFEWKSEVGTGDAATAGVAAGAAWSIKGVVLGMLSTFLTLKCPPVIHVWPNFQRPCLNMYLNCMVSFKIGHAIKTLVSLGVHWKKSKPKIEESDANV from the coding sequence ATGGCCTATTGGATAATGGCAACGATAATCATCGTAGGAATAGGAATCGTCCTCTTATGTACAACCGTTCGTATACAATGCATGTACAAACGAGAAGAAAAAAACGATATTTTCGAAGTAACAATTGTGATGTGGCGTTTTATACGAATAAAGAAAAAAATACCAATGCTTGCTGTAAGTGAAAACGAGCCTGCTTTGGTCGCTGAGGTTGACGGAAAAAAGGAAAAGAAAACCAAGTTAATTTCAATCGACGATGCCATTCAACGAATTGAGGAGATTCATAAGCTCGTTTTACGCATTACAGGGATGCGCAAAATCGCTCGACGTTTTTTAAAACATCTGCAAATCGTCAAATTCGAATGGAAAAGTGAAGTTGGGACAGGGGATGCTGCAACTGCTGGAGTGGCGGCTGGAGCTGCGTGGAGTATTAAAGGGGTTGTGTTAGGAATGCTGTCCACTTTTCTTACACTTAAATGCCCCCCGGTAATTCATGTCTGGCCAAATTTTCAACGTCCGTGTTTAAACATGTATTTGAACTGTATGGTTTCATTTAAGATCGGACATGCTATTAAAACGCTTGTAAGTTTAGGGGTTCATTGGAAAAAATCGAAACCAAAAATAGAGGAGTCTGATGCAAATGTCTGA
- the ytfJ gene encoding GerW family sporulation protein, which produces MSEHPIQSLMKTAMEHLQKMIDVNTIVGDPVETPDGSVILTVSKVGFGFAAGGSQFGKKSHKSSQSQSHSADEEGSQEDASSPQSSQDFPFGGGSGGGVSITPIAFLIVGRDGVKMVHLDETTHIYERLLDLAPQAVEKVQQMLRRQEKEHGQQTPNSEKLDL; this is translated from the coding sequence ATGTCTGAACATCCAATTCAAAGCTTGATGAAAACGGCGATGGAACACCTTCAAAAGATGATTGACGTAAACACCATTGTAGGAGATCCAGTCGAAACTCCTGATGGGAGTGTAATTCTAACCGTTTCAAAGGTAGGCTTCGGCTTCGCTGCAGGGGGCTCACAGTTTGGGAAAAAATCACATAAATCTTCTCAGTCTCAATCTCATTCGGCTGATGAGGAAGGTAGTCAAGAGGACGCTTCATCACCACAGAGTAGCCAAGACTTCCCTTTTGGTGGAGGAAGCGGTGGAGGGGTGTCCATTACACCTATCGCCTTTTTAATTGTTGGCCGTGATGGAGTGAAAATGGTTCACCTTGATGAAACGACTCATATTTACGAGCGTTTGTTGGATTTAGCTCCACAGGCCGTTGAGAAAGTACAGCAAATGTTACGCCGCCAGGAAAAGGAACACGGGCAACAGACACCTAATAGTGAAAAGCTTGATTTATAA